GCCGCGCTCAACCAGCGATGCGTTGGCCATGTCGACCCCGTCCACCCATGCCTCGGCCTCGGAGCGGCTCTCCCCGTGCTCCATGCGGCGTCCCACCAGCCGACGGCGCCGCTCCTCGGGTGCCACATCGATGAACCACACCTCGTCCAGCTCGCGCCGCACTGCATCCCATCCATCGTCGTCATGCAGGAGATAGTTGCCCTCCGTGAACACCAGCGGCACCCCGGGCGGCACCGGAATCGCGCTGCCGATGGCCAGTTCGAGGCCGCGGTCGAATCGCGGGGCGTGGACGACTGCATCCGCCCGGCGGAGACGCTGCAACAAGCAGACGTACCCGGCCACGTCGAAGGTGTCGGGCGCACCCTTGGCTGAGCGTCGACCCGCCTGCTCCAGCGTGGGATTGTCCAGGTGGAAGCCGTCCATGGGCACGAGCATCGCGAGTCCATCCAGGGCCTTGGTCAGCGCCGTCCCCAGGGTGGTCTTGCCTGCCCCTGGCGCACCGACGATGCCCAGCAGCTTCCGGGTCCCCGAGTGGGCGAGGCTGGCAGCGCGTGCCAGCAGTTCCGGCACCGTCGCCGCGACTTCCTGCATGGGCCGACAGTAGTGCTGACGCGGCAGAGCATCCCCTGGGTGTTCGAAAGATGAGTCGGGCGGGTCTCGTGACCGGGTTGGCGGGACTGCCCGGGCCACCGGCGTGCTGCGCGTTAGGAGCCGAGCTCCCGCTTCATGGCCCGTACCGTCATCGTCGCGGTCTGCAGGTCGGCGCCGGTCAGCTCGCGGTACCGCTTGATGGCGGCGATCTCACCCGTGCCGTGCAGCGCGCGGATGACCTCGTCGCGCTCGGAGTAGGTGAGGGGTCGCTGCGGCGCGGCCGGTAGCTGGGCCGTGCGGTTCTTGTTGAGGCTCGGCCAGATGACCCAGATCCAGATGGCTGTCAGCGGCACGATGAACCAGGCGCCGTCGAGAGCGCCCGTGAGGAAGATGGCGATGAGCAGGATCCACCACTGGGCGTACCACGGCCTGCTCGGCGACTGCGGTTGAAGTTCGGCCGGCTGACCACCCCACTGGGCCGGGGGCATCGCCGGCTGGCTCGGGCCCCACTGCGCGTACGGGTCGACGCTGTAGGGGTCCGCCGGCATCCCGGCGGGAGTGGCGCCACCACCCGGCAGATCACGGAAGAGTGCCCGGAGCTCGGCTGCGGTGCGGGCGGCGAACGCCCTGTCCAGCCGGTCGTTGAACTCGTCGGGAGTCAGTCGCCCGGAGGCGAGATGATCCTGGAGCTGCGCGACGGCAGCCTCCCGCTCCGCATCGCCGATCCGCATGCCGTCGTCACCAACCATCCCCCCAGGGTACCGATCGGGGGCCCGATGGCAGCGCCCTGACCAGGCAGTGTCGCTGCGACCAGCCCTGACCTTGCAGGGAAGGTGCCACGCGGATCACCTGACGGGCTGCCGCAGGATCGTGCGCAGCTTGTCGGACGTCACCCTGCGGAAGTCGCTGAGGTAGACCTCGTGGTGTCTGCCGGCCAGGCTGAGCCCATGCTCCGGGATGAACTCGTGGTGCATCCGCTCGAGCACCGGGCCCTCGTCGTCGAACGAGCCGACATGGAGCGTCTGGACACAGAGCCCCTCCGACAGCGTCCCGAGCCGGACGTCGTCCAGCCGCGTGGGCCGGTTCCGGGTCCCCGCCTGCTGCACAGCCGTCTGGAAGTCCGCCTCGTCGAGCCAGGCGGGAACCATGAGCATCAACGTCCAGCTCCACCGGGACTTGTCCCGGGCGACGGTGAACGTGTCCATGTCCTCGGCCCACCACAACCCCTCCAGCGGCGGCACGACGTAGTCGCGGTCACGCTCCCGCTTGCTGATGAACTTCAGCTTGTAGGCCACGGGATACAGGGCGGCGAGCGCGTCGGTGTAGGCCGGCGAGGTATTGGGATCGCCGTGCCCGTCGACCATCAGGTACTGCCGGTCGGGCACCTCGACGAGGCGGAAGCCGCCCCGCGGCGCGGAGAAGCTGTCGAGGGTCTTCTTGAGGTCGATCTTCTCAGGCATGTCTGCCACCTGTGCTTGGGTGCGGGCCGGACCTTCGCCGGCGAGGCCAGCGCCTCTTCACCCTAGTGACGCCGCAACAACCTCGCCCGAACCGCTCCGAACAACGCCGGGAAACGCTTCTGCGTTGCCCGGATCTGACCATAATTGGCCTACCGTTCGGAAAGGAGATCACATGGAAAATGGTTCGAGCAACGCCCTCTACGGCCCCGGTTCCCATCGGCCCGCCGAGCCCTCCGTCACACCTTCGGAGACAGCGACGACGTCCGAAGCAGAAGCCCGTCTCCAGGCGATCGATGCCGAATGGCGTCGCGCAGTCTTGGAATCCATTGACGACGGCATGCTGCTCTTCGACGCGGACGGCCTCGTGCTGGAGATGAACCAGGCATTCGTCGACCTGTTCGGCTACACCCTCGACGATGGCCCATTCCGCCCTCCCTATCCCTGGTGGCCCACGGAGGCCGAAGACGCCGACACCTTCGATACGATCCGGTGCTACTTCGACGAGGTCCTGGCGGGCCAGACGGAAGACAGAGAGTTCGCCTTCTTCGACCGCAACCGCACGCGGATCTGGGTCCGCACCAGCGGCACCGCCATCCAGCACGCGACGCTCGGCACCACCCATCTGCGGATCGTCCGCGACATCACCCGCGAGAGAGAAGCCCAGCGGCGCCGCTCCGCCGCCGCCGACGTGAGTCAG
The DNA window shown above is from Tessaracoccus defluvii and carries:
- a CDS encoding nucleoside/nucleotide kinase family protein is translated as MQEVAATVPELLARAASLAHSGTRKLLGIVGAPGAGKTTLGTALTKALDGLAMLVPMDGFHLDNPTLEQAGRRSAKGAPDTFDVAGYVCLLQRLRRADAVVHAPRFDRGLELAIGSAIPVPPGVPLVFTEGNYLLHDDDGWDAVRRELDEVWFIDVAPEERRRRLVGRRMEHGESRSEAEAWVDGVDMANASLVERGRDRASLVVQLDNRMPGDSRPTPERKGR
- a CDS encoding DUF1707 SHOCT-like domain-containing protein; protein product: MVGDDGMRIGDAEREAAVAQLQDHLASGRLTPDEFNDRLDRAFAARTAAELRALFRDLPGGGATPAGMPADPYSVDPYAQWGPSQPAMPPAQWGGQPAELQPQSPSRPWYAQWWILLIAIFLTGALDGAWFIVPLTAIWIWVIWPSLNKNRTAQLPAAPQRPLTYSERDEVIRALHGTGEIAAIKRYRELTGADLQTATMTVRAMKRELGS
- a CDS encoding GyrI-like domain-containing protein; translated protein: MPEKIDLKKTLDSFSAPRGGFRLVEVPDRQYLMVDGHGDPNTSPAYTDALAALYPVAYKLKFISKRERDRDYVVPPLEGLWWAEDMDTFTVARDKSRWSWTLMLMVPAWLDEADFQTAVQQAGTRNRPTRLDDVRLGTLSEGLCVQTLHVGSFDDEGPVLERMHHEFIPEHGLSLAGRHHEVYLSDFRRVTSDKLRTILRQPVR